A region of Sphingomonas crusticola DNA encodes the following proteins:
- a CDS encoding metallophosphoesterase family protein, with protein MTRLAILSDIHGNLPALQAVLADAEQQGCEVFINLGDTLSGPLWPAETADFLMARDWPTIAGNHERQLLTLPRDRMGASDRFARAQLNERQLAWLAAQPATCDYAPGIFLCHGTPGSDLIHYLLTVGPAGIRAATDDELLDRTGDRSEPLILCGHSHIPGERALGDGRRIANPGSVGLQAFHDDHPLPYTVENGDPRARYAILEAGVLTFRQIDYDHDDAAAKAARDGRPDWALALRTGRMEQGA; from the coding sequence GTGACCCGCCTGGCGATCCTGTCCGACATCCACGGCAACTTGCCCGCACTGCAGGCGGTGCTCGCCGATGCGGAGCAACAGGGCTGTGAAGTCTTCATCAATCTTGGCGATACGCTGTCGGGCCCATTGTGGCCGGCCGAAACCGCCGATTTCCTGATGGCGCGCGACTGGCCGACCATTGCCGGCAATCATGAACGCCAGCTGCTGACCCTCCCGCGCGATCGCATGGGCGCGAGCGATCGCTTCGCGCGTGCGCAGCTTAACGAGCGCCAGCTCGCCTGGCTCGCGGCCCAGCCCGCGACCTGCGATTACGCCCCCGGCATCTTCCTCTGCCACGGCACGCCGGGAAGCGATCTGATCCATTATCTCCTCACGGTCGGGCCGGCCGGCATCCGCGCCGCGACCGACGACGAGTTGCTGGACCGCACCGGCGACCGGTCCGAACCGCTGATCCTGTGCGGGCATTCGCATATTCCGGGCGAGCGGGCGCTGGGGGACGGCCGCCGCATCGCCAACCCCGGCAGCGTGGGCCTGCAAGCCTTTCACGACGATCATCCCCTCCCGTACACGGTCGAGAATGGCGATCCCCGTGCGCGCTATGCGATCCTCGAAGCGGGTGTCCTGACCTTCCGTCAAATCGACTATGACCATGATGACGCCGCTGCCAAAGCGGCACGCGACGGCCGTCCGGATTGGGCGCTGGCATTACGCACGGGGCGGATGGAGCAGGGCGCATGA
- the trmD gene encoding tRNA (guanosine(37)-N1)-methyltransferase TrmD yields the protein MPFVATVLTLYPEMFPGPLGLSLAGRALAEGKWSLDAVQIRDFATDKHRSVDDTPAGGGAGMVMRADILAAAIDASVPQGMPLLAMSPRGTPLTQDRVRALAAGPGVAILCGRFEGFDERLFEARAIEPVSIGDYVLSGGELGALVLLDACVRLLPGVMGAPSSGDEESFESGLLEYPHYTRPQMWEGRTIPEVLRSGDHARIAAWRKSQAEIDTRSRRPDLWERHIGARVQPPSGARHEEEE from the coding sequence ATGCCGTTCGTCGCTACCGTCCTGACGCTGTACCCGGAGATGTTCCCGGGACCGCTCGGCCTGAGCCTCGCCGGTCGCGCGTTAGCGGAAGGCAAATGGTCGCTCGATGCGGTCCAGATCCGTGACTTCGCGACCGACAAGCATCGCTCGGTCGACGACACGCCGGCCGGGGGTGGCGCGGGGATGGTGATGCGGGCCGATATATTGGCCGCCGCCATCGACGCTTCGGTACCGCAGGGCATGCCGTTGCTCGCCATGAGTCCGCGCGGAACGCCGCTGACGCAGGATCGGGTTCGTGCGCTCGCGGCCGGGCCCGGCGTCGCCATCCTGTGCGGGCGGTTTGAAGGTTTCGACGAGCGCCTGTTCGAGGCGCGCGCCATCGAACCCGTCTCGATCGGCGATTATGTGCTGTCGGGGGGCGAACTCGGCGCGCTCGTGCTGCTCGATGCTTGCGTTCGGCTGCTTCCCGGCGTAATGGGCGCCCCTTCCAGCGGGGATGAGGAAAGCTTCGAAAGCGGCCTCCTCGAATATCCGCATTATACCCGACCGCAAATGTGGGAAGGGCGCACGATCCCCGAAGTGCTGCGATCGGGGGATCATGCGAGGATCGCGGCGTGGCGCAAGTCACAGGCTGAGATCGATACACGGTCACGGAGACCGGACCTTTGGGAGCGCCACATCGGCGCGCGGGTCCAGCCTCCCTCTGGCGCGCGGCACGAAGAGGAAGAATGA
- the rimM gene encoding ribosome maturation factor RimM (Essential for efficient processing of 16S rRNA), with protein MKPDTPVTLAVVTGAHGVTGEVRLKLFTDDLSGYRSFNGGSLTMKSLRSGIARFAEVPDRNAAERLRGTALTVPRSALPPLEEGEYYHADLLGLPCVSTSGDALGTVVAIDDFGAGDVIEVERPDKKRFMVPMNKDAVPDWNDERLIVDEAFIT; from the coding sequence GTGAAGCCGGATACGCCCGTCACGCTTGCCGTCGTCACCGGCGCGCACGGCGTGACGGGCGAAGTCCGTCTCAAGCTCTTCACCGATGACCTGTCGGGCTACCGTTCGTTCAACGGGGGTAGCCTGACGATGAAGAGCCTGCGCTCCGGCATCGCCCGCTTCGCGGAAGTGCCGGACCGCAATGCCGCCGAGCGGCTGCGCGGCACCGCGCTCACCGTCCCGCGCTCGGCCCTTCCTCCACTCGAGGAGGGCGAATATTATCATGCCGACCTGCTCGGCCTGCCGTGCGTTTCGACCAGCGGCGATGCGCTCGGCACGGTCGTGGCGATCGACGATTTCGGCGCGGGCGACGTGATCGAGGTCGAACGCCCCGACAAGAAACGCTTCATGGTGCCGATGAACAAGGACGCCGTTCCCGATTGGAATGACGAGCGGCTGATCGTGGACGAAGCGTTCATCACGTGA
- a CDS encoding methyltransferase domain-containing protein: MRIECNICGGTNLVAGGLRGLMVCQDCSAHPVTRILWLLLTESGLLRPGVRILHIAPERAFADRLRAVAGENYDPVDIDPAGYAHVPGTRPFDLCADAAELPSAFYDLVIHSHVMEHVKCNVTAVLWHLHRALRPGGLHLCCIPFTRDRYSSEDLAPLSQEDAIARFGQNDHVRIFGARDVQDTVGRLFRLPGDYDLLRRFPAELLDRYAIPDVARAGWTPHSVLALAKDDLLLA; this comes from the coding sequence ATGCGGATCGAATGCAACATCTGTGGCGGCACCAATCTCGTCGCCGGCGGTCTGCGCGGACTGATGGTCTGCCAGGATTGCAGCGCCCATCCGGTTACCCGCATCCTGTGGCTGTTGCTGACCGAGAGCGGCCTGCTTAGGCCGGGCGTGCGCATCCTCCATATCGCGCCGGAGCGCGCGTTCGCCGATCGGCTGCGCGCGGTCGCAGGCGAGAACTATGATCCGGTCGATATCGATCCCGCCGGCTACGCGCATGTTCCCGGCACGCGGCCGTTCGATCTGTGCGCCGACGCCGCGGAACTGCCGTCGGCATTCTATGACCTGGTCATCCATTCGCATGTGATGGAGCATGTGAAGTGCAACGTAACGGCGGTACTGTGGCACCTCCATCGAGCGCTGAGGCCGGGCGGGCTGCATCTCTGCTGCATTCCGTTCACGCGCGACCGCTACAGCTCCGAGGATCTTGCCCCGTTGAGCCAGGAGGACGCCATCGCGCGGTTCGGCCAGAACGACCATGTCCGCATATTCGGCGCACGCGACGTGCAGGACACCGTGGGAAGGCTTTTCCGCCTGCCCGGCGACTATGATCTGCTGCGGCGTTTCCCCGCGGAATTGCTGGACCGTTACGCCATTCCCGACGTCGCCCGCGCCGGCTGGACACCCCACAGCGTGTTGGCATTGGCAAAAGACGATCTGCTGCTGGCTTAA
- the rplS gene encoding 50S ribosomal protein L19 produces MNLIQTLEAEQIAELSAKRAIPEFRPGDTLKVGVRVVEGERTRVQAYEGVCIARSNKGMGSSFTVRKISFGEGVERVFPLYSPNIDSIEVVRKGVVRRAKLYYLRGRTGKSARIAERRDARPVAETAEG; encoded by the coding sequence ATGAACCTCATCCAGACGCTCGAAGCCGAGCAGATTGCCGAGCTTTCGGCCAAGCGTGCTATCCCGGAATTTCGTCCGGGCGATACTTTGAAGGTCGGCGTCCGCGTCGTCGAAGGCGAGCGCACCCGCGTCCAGGCTTATGAAGGCGTGTGCATCGCGCGCTCCAACAAGGGCATGGGCAGCAGCTTCACCGTCCGCAAGATTTCGTTCGGTGAGGGCGTCGAGCGCGTCTTCCCGCTCTATTCGCCGAACATCGATTCGATCGAGGTCGTCCGCAAGGGCGTCGTCCGTCGCGCCAAGCTTTATTATCTGCGTGGCCGCACCGGCAAGTCGGCGCGTATCGCCGAGCGCCGCGATGCCCGTCCGGTGGCCGAGACCGCCGAGGGCTGA
- the ffh gene encoding signal recognition particle protein → MFDSLSDRLGAAFDRLRGRGALTEADVRGAMREVRIALLEADVALPVVRQFVDSATEKAVGADVLRSVTPGQQVVKIVHDELVAMLGADSSELNVDVTPPAVVMMVGLQGSGKTTTSAKIAKRLKERGGKKVMMASLDVNRPAAQEQLAVLGTQADVATLPIVAGQTPVQIAQRALQSAKLQGFDVVILDTAGRLHVDQALMDEMKAVADIARPNEILLVVDALTGQDAVNVATNFSEQVPLTGVVLTRMDGDARGGAALSMRAVTGKPIKFAGTGEKLDGLEAFHPDRVAGRILGMGDVVSLVERAAETIKVEDAEKMAQRMAQGKFDLNDLRSQLDQMKRMGGLSGLAAMLPGVKQVKQAMANGAADDKVLVRMDAILSSMTPKERARPELLQAKRKIRVAKGSGTTVQDVNKLLKMHQEMAGMMKKMKKMGGLAKIGAMFGKGGAGDLDAMMGGGGLPPGGLSGMPGLPGAGGGPQGLPPGFQNFLKKR, encoded by the coding sequence ATGTTCGACAGTCTGAGCGACCGGCTTGGTGCCGCCTTCGACCGCTTGCGCGGCCGTGGTGCGCTGACCGAAGCCGATGTGCGCGGTGCCATGCGCGAAGTGCGGATCGCCTTGCTCGAGGCGGACGTCGCGCTGCCGGTCGTCCGCCAGTTCGTCGATTCGGCCACGGAGAAGGCCGTCGGCGCGGACGTGCTGCGGTCGGTCACGCCCGGCCAGCAGGTCGTCAAGATCGTGCATGACGAACTGGTCGCGATGCTCGGTGCGGATTCGTCGGAGCTGAACGTCGACGTCACGCCACCCGCGGTTGTGATGATGGTCGGCCTGCAGGGCTCGGGTAAGACGACGACGTCCGCGAAGATCGCCAAGCGCCTCAAGGAGCGCGGTGGCAAGAAGGTCATGATGGCGTCGCTCGACGTCAACCGACCCGCGGCGCAGGAGCAGCTCGCCGTGCTCGGCACGCAGGCGGATGTCGCCACGCTGCCGATCGTCGCGGGGCAGACCCCGGTCCAGATCGCACAGCGCGCGCTGCAGTCGGCGAAGCTGCAGGGCTTCGACGTCGTCATCCTCGATACCGCCGGCCGGCTGCATGTCGATCAGGCGCTGATGGACGAGATGAAGGCGGTCGCGGACATCGCGCGGCCCAACGAAATCCTGCTCGTCGTCGACGCGCTGACCGGCCAGGACGCGGTCAACGTCGCCACCAACTTCTCCGAACAGGTGCCGCTGACCGGCGTCGTGCTGACCCGCATGGACGGCGACGCGCGCGGCGGCGCGGCTTTGTCGATGCGTGCCGTCACCGGCAAGCCGATCAAGTTCGCCGGCACCGGCGAGAAGCTCGACGGGCTCGAGGCTTTCCATCCCGATCGCGTCGCCGGCCGCATTCTCGGCATGGGCGACGTCGTCAGCCTGGTCGAGCGCGCCGCCGAGACGATCAAGGTCGAAGATGCCGAGAAAATGGCCCAGCGCATGGCGCAGGGTAAGTTCGACCTCAACGACCTGCGCTCCCAGCTTGATCAGATGAAGCGCATGGGCGGCCTCTCCGGCCTCGCGGCGATGTTGCCGGGCGTGAAGCAGGTCAAGCAGGCGATGGCCAATGGCGCCGCCGACGACAAGGTGCTGGTGCGCATGGACGCGATCCTGTCGTCGATGACGCCGAAGGAGCGCGCGCGCCCCGAACTGCTCCAGGCCAAGCGCAAGATCCGCGTCGCCAAGGGTTCCGGCACGACCGTGCAGGACGTCAACAAGCTCCTGAAGATGCATCAGGAGATGGCCGGCATGATGAAGAAGATGAAGAAAATGGGCGGCCTCGCCAAGATCGGCGCCATGTTCGGCAAGGGCGGCGCAGGCGACCTCGACGCCATGATGGGCGGTGGCGGTCTGCCTCCCGGCGGCCTGTCGGGCATGCCGGGCCTTCCCGGCGCGGGCGGCGGACCACAGGGGCTGCCCCCCGGCTTCCAGAATTTTTTGAAGAAGCGCTGA
- a CDS encoding FkbM family methyltransferase: MPFTSWSIAREDILLLRALSDVHYSDGFYIDVGANNPNHHSDTKLFYDHGWRGINIEPSPHWFKAIQQYRQRDINIHAAATDFDGKITLFDHPAGGLGTIVERFADRHEAEFNIEKHAVEVPAETLASICSRYITDALTQIHFLKIDVEGHEEEVIRGADFNRFRPWILCVEAVEPLKVHIPTHEAWDHLLKDAGYRFAQFDGLNRWYVAEEHPERMDAFRNRVDDYVPVFYLDRIAELENRVRELEQLQPA; this comes from the coding sequence ATGCCGTTCACAAGCTGGTCGATCGCGCGCGAGGACATCCTGCTTCTTCGCGCGCTCAGCGACGTTCACTATTCGGATGGTTTCTACATCGACGTTGGGGCGAATAACCCGAACCACCATTCCGACACGAAGCTGTTTTATGACCATGGCTGGAGGGGCATCAATATCGAGCCTTCGCCGCACTGGTTCAAAGCGATTCAGCAATATCGCCAGCGCGACATCAACATCCATGCCGCGGCGACCGATTTCGACGGAAAGATCACTCTTTTCGATCATCCAGCCGGTGGGCTTGGGACCATCGTCGAACGCTTCGCCGATCGGCACGAAGCGGAATTCAACATCGAAAAGCACGCGGTCGAGGTGCCGGCGGAGACGCTCGCGTCTATCTGCAGCCGCTACATCACGGACGCTCTGACGCAGATCCACTTCCTAAAGATCGACGTCGAGGGCCACGAGGAGGAGGTTATCAGGGGAGCTGATTTCAACCGCTTCCGTCCTTGGATTCTGTGCGTCGAGGCGGTGGAACCGCTCAAGGTACATATTCCCACCCACGAAGCATGGGACCATTTGCTGAAGGATGCCGGCTATCGGTTCGCACAATTTGACGGCCTGAACCGGTGGTATGTTGCCGAGGAGCATCCGGAGCGCATGGACGCGTTCCGAAATCGCGTGGATGACTATGTTCCGGTGTTTTATCTCGATCGCATCGCCGAGCTCGAGAACCGCGTTCGCGAACTGGAGCAGTTGCAACCGGCCTGA
- a CDS encoding polysaccharide deacetylase family protein → MRELILAAALIAAPATAREIAFTFDDLPSHSALPPGTTRLQIARDVTAALKAAGVPAVYGFVNGYQLAAEPESEAVLSAWRDAGFPLGNHGWAHQSLDKVDEAVFEKDVEKTEGLLKPLMDGKDWRWYRFPFLDEAAGDPAKRATSRAYLAAHGYRIAAVTASFGDYAFNEPYARCVAKGDKAAIADLEKSYLQAAADSIRLSETTQKAQFGRTPPDILLMHLGAFDAHMMPRLLALYRDHGFRFVTLDQAAKDPANLGLVDPRLPPLPARTLGNAASGEMLQRIGGLCR, encoded by the coding sequence ATGCGTGAGCTGATCCTTGCCGCCGCGCTGATCGCGGCCCCGGCGACGGCGCGGGAGATCGCCTTCACCTTCGACGATCTGCCGTCCCACTCGGCGCTGCCGCCGGGCACGACCCGGCTGCAGATCGCAAGGGACGTGACCGCCGCGCTCAAGGCGGCGGGCGTTCCCGCGGTCTATGGCTTCGTCAACGGCTATCAGCTTGCCGCCGAGCCTGAATCGGAGGCGGTGCTCTCAGCCTGGCGCGACGCCGGCTTCCCGCTCGGCAATCATGGCTGGGCGCATCAGAGCCTCGACAAGGTTGACGAGGCGGTGTTCGAAAAGGATGTCGAGAAAACCGAAGGCCTGCTGAAGCCGTTGATGGATGGCAAGGATTGGCGCTGGTACCGCTTCCCCTTCCTCGACGAAGCCGCCGGCGATCCCGCCAAGCGCGCAACCTCGCGCGCCTATCTCGCCGCCCACGGCTACCGGATCGCGGCGGTGACCGCGAGCTTCGGCGACTATGCCTTCAACGAGCCTTATGCCCGCTGCGTCGCCAAGGGTGACAAGGCCGCGATCGCCGATCTCGAAAAAAGTTATCTGCAAGCCGCGGCCGACAGCATCCGCCTTTCGGAAACGACCCAGAAAGCGCAGTTCGGCCGCACCCCGCCCGATATCCTGCTGATGCATCTCGGCGCATTCGACGCGCATATGATGCCGCGTCTGCTCGCGCTCTACCGGGATCACGGCTTCCGCTTCGTCACGCTCGACCAAGCGGCCAAGGATCCCGCCAATCTCGGCCTGGTTGACCCCAGGCTGCCGCCTTTGCCCGCGCGGACGCTGGGCAACGCCGCGTCAGGCGAGATGCTTCAGCGGATCGGCGGGCTCTGTCGCTAG
- the rpsP gene encoding 30S ribosomal protein S16, whose translation MSVSIRLSRGGAKKRPYYKIVVANSRSPRDGSFIEKIGTYNPLLGKDDEKRVVLDAERAKHWLSVGAQPTDRVARFFDAAGVKERAARNNPNKGVPGDKAKERAEERASKAAEAAEAEAATENETVDVIAEKLEEATPDLAEETTAEAAPVEEAAAEEAPAAEAPAAEETAEAAPADEATPADQASDVGVSAQDPAEGSDEAEPTEGAEHAKA comes from the coding sequence ATGTCCGTTTCCATCCGCCTGTCGCGCGGTGGCGCCAAGAAGCGCCCTTATTACAAGATCGTCGTCGCCAATTCGCGCAGCCCGCGCGACGGCTCGTTCATCGAGAAGATCGGCACCTACAACCCGCTGCTCGGCAAGGATGACGAGAAGCGCGTCGTGCTGGACGCGGAGCGCGCCAAGCATTGGCTGTCGGTCGGCGCGCAGCCGACCGATCGCGTCGCTCGTTTCTTCGATGCCGCCGGCGTCAAGGAGCGCGCCGCGCGCAACAACCCGAACAAGGGCGTTCCCGGCGACAAGGCCAAGGAGCGCGCCGAGGAGCGTGCGTCGAAGGCTGCCGAGGCTGCCGAGGCGGAAGCCGCAACCGAGAACGAGACCGTCGACGTGATCGCGGAGAAGCTTGAGGAAGCAACCCCGGATCTGGCCGAGGAAACCACGGCAGAAGCTGCTCCGGTTGAGGAAGCTGCTGCCGAGGAAGCTCCGGCCGCCGAAGCGCCTGCTGCGGAAGAGACCGCCGAGGCTGCACCCGCGGACGAGGCCACGCCTGCCGACCAGGCGAGCGACGTCGGCGTTTCCGCGCAGGATCCCGCTGAAGGTTCCGATGAAGCCGAGCCGACCGAAGGCGCGGAGCACGCCAAGGCGTGA
- a CDS encoding serine hydrolase domain-containing protein, whose product MTLRAGLILLLSLLAPAAARAATPDRAALAATDKIFADWQRDAHVPGLVYGIVVDGKLVHVRGAGVQDLDSKRPVTPDTLFRIASMSKAFTALAILKLRDDGKVALDAPAETYVPEMRGWTMPTADSPRITVRNLLTHSAGFVEDNPWGDRQQVLPEADFTAMLRAGVPFANAPGLGMEYSNFGYATLGRIISNVSHVRYQDYIRQTLMAPLAMNSTGYDIFKSPQARRAIGYRWQDDQWVREPDMVDGAFGAMGGVETSANDYAHWVAFLLSAWPARDDADAGPVRRATVREIVTGANFGSAAMRNPAAGGQPCRQATTYGMAWRVLDDCDLGRIVTHTGGYPGYGSVVMLLPDKGVGLFAFASRTYGAPSLPALRALLALQKAGALPDRVRTVSSGLARAYDSARAVWLKGDIAAAPLAMNMPLDRNAAQWKAMLADLHNKVGACAADEPIQPVSAMEGRFTWACEHGTIAGRVQRAPTPEIKLQALSYAVQAE is encoded by the coding sequence ATGACGCTGCGCGCCGGTCTGATATTGCTGTTGTCGCTGCTGGCGCCGGCCGCGGCCCGCGCCGCCACGCCGGACCGAGCCGCGCTGGCCGCTACCGACAAGATCTTCGCGGACTGGCAGCGCGATGCGCACGTGCCAGGGCTGGTCTACGGGATCGTCGTCGACGGCAAATTGGTCCACGTGCGCGGCGCGGGCGTCCAGGATCTCGACAGCAAGCGCCCGGTGACCCCGGACACATTGTTCCGCATCGCGTCGATGTCCAAGGCGTTCACCGCGCTCGCGATCCTGAAGCTGCGCGATGACGGCAAGGTCGCGCTCGACGCGCCGGCCGAGACTTACGTGCCCGAAATGCGCGGCTGGACGATGCCGACCGCTGACAGCCCGCGCATCACGGTGCGCAACCTGCTCACCCACTCCGCCGGCTTCGTCGAAGACAATCCCTGGGGCGATCGCCAGCAGGTCCTGCCGGAGGCGGATTTCACCGCCATGCTGCGCGCCGGCGTGCCCTTCGCCAACGCGCCCGGCCTCGGCATGGAATATTCGAACTTCGGCTACGCCACGCTCGGCCGCATCATCAGCAACGTCTCCCACGTCCGTTATCAGGATTATATCCGCCAGACGCTGATGGCGCCGTTAGCCATGAATTCGACCGGTTACGACATTTTCAAATCTCCCCAGGCGCGCCGCGCGATCGGCTATCGCTGGCAGGACGATCAATGGGTGCGCGAGCCGGACATGGTCGACGGCGCGTTCGGCGCGATGGGCGGGGTCGAGACCAGCGCCAACGACTATGCCCATTGGGTCGCCTTCCTCCTCTCCGCCTGGCCGGCGCGCGACGATGCCGATGCGGGTCCCGTCCGGCGCGCGACCGTGCGCGAGATCGTCACCGGCGCCAATTTCGGGAGCGCGGCGATGCGCAACCCCGCCGCCGGCGGCCAGCCATGCCGCCAGGCAACCACTTATGGCATGGCCTGGCGCGTGCTCGACGATTGCGATCTCGGCCGGATCGTGACGCATACCGGCGGATATCCCGGCTATGGCTCGGTCGTGATGCTGCTTCCCGACAAGGGCGTCGGTCTGTTCGCCTTTGCCAGCCGCACGTATGGCGCGCCGTCTCTTCCGGCGCTGCGTGCATTGCTCGCACTGCAAAAGGCCGGCGCGCTCCCCGATCGCGTTCGGACCGTCTCCTCCGGCCTGGCCCGCGCCTATGATTCAGCGCGGGCGGTATGGCTGAAGGGAGACATTGCCGCCGCGCCACTGGCGATGAACATGCCGCTCGATCGCAATGCCGCGCAATGGAAGGCGATGCTGGCGGATCTGCACAATAAGGTCGGCGCCTGTGCCGCCGACGAACCCATCCAGCCGGTCTCGGCGATGGAGGGCCGCTTCACCTGGGCGTGCGAGCACGGCACCATCGCCGGTCGCGTCCAGCGCGCGCCGACGCCGGAGATCAAGCTGCAGGCGCTGAGCTACGCCGTCCAGGCGGAGTGA
- a CDS encoding S9 family peptidase, translated as MIKTLLAALALAALASPAPAEQLTLERIFASPSLDGPTPRKVRLSPDGSLATLLRNRATDRDRYDLWGIDTRTGEARMLVDSARIGSGGEISEAEKMRRERARVGGSKGIVDYEWAPDGRAILTPIDGDLYLASLDGKVRRLTETPQTEIDAHVSRGGHFVSFVRDQNLFAIDLATGAERQLTREGGGTITCGTAEFVAQEEMDRFTGHWWAPNDASLAVECYDEAQVHVVTRAAIGADGTRTFEQRYPAAGTPNVAVSLSLIAADGGRRVKVDLGANPDIYLTRVTWAPDARTLYVQRMSRDQKRLDLLAVDPATGASRVLLSETSKTWVNLNDDFRPLRDGSLIWASERSGFKHLYRIVGSKWTQLTRGEWTLETNSQSHAAGLIGVDQAQHRLYFSANKDDQLESQIYAIDYLRPGTPERLTERGFWNEGEMDGAGTRLLVSRSSPSQPPQVYLADTSGKRIAWIEENKLDATHPYAPFLTSHRPVTFGTIRTADGTTLHYEMITPPLEPGKRYPVFFEHYGGPHAQQVKRAWMGNALPQYWVGKGWIYFQIDNRGSANRGTAFENAIYHAMGKVEVADQAAGARWLKTQMFVDPDKIATFGWSYGGYMTLKMLEADPGLYAAGISGAPVTKWELYDTFYTERYLGMPPYGASNTMVDAGKIRDPLLLLHGMSDDNVVFENSTIMVAALQQGGRPFEMMAYPGQTHSFTTAVSLHRWKTIEDFLDRRVKGEGATAQQ; from the coding sequence ATGATCAAGACGCTTCTCGCCGCCCTCGCGCTTGCCGCACTTGCCAGCCCCGCTCCGGCCGAACAGCTGACGTTGGAACGCATCTTCGCGAGCCCCTCGCTGGACGGCCCGACGCCCCGCAAGGTGCGCCTGTCGCCCGATGGCAGCCTCGCTACCCTGCTGCGTAACCGGGCTACCGATCGCGATCGCTATGATCTGTGGGGCATCGATACGCGGACTGGCGAGGCCCGCATGCTGGTCGATTCCGCTCGGATCGGCTCGGGTGGCGAAATCTCGGAAGCCGAGAAGATGCGCCGCGAGCGCGCCCGGGTCGGCGGCTCCAAAGGCATTGTGGATTATGAATGGGCGCCCGACGGCAGGGCGATCCTCACGCCGATCGACGGCGACCTTTATCTGGCAAGCCTCGACGGCAAGGTTCGCCGCCTGACCGAGACTCCCCAGACGGAGATCGACGCCCATGTTTCGCGCGGCGGCCACTTCGTCAGCTTCGTGCGCGATCAGAATCTGTTCGCGATCGATCTCGCCACCGGTGCCGAGCGCCAGCTGACCAGGGAAGGCGGCGGGACAATCACCTGCGGCACGGCCGAATTCGTCGCGCAGGAAGAGATGGACCGTTTCACCGGCCATTGGTGGGCGCCGAACGACGCCAGCCTGGCGGTGGAATGTTATGACGAGGCGCAGGTGCACGTCGTTACTCGTGCCGCGATCGGCGCCGACGGCACCCGCACGTTCGAGCAGCGCTATCCCGCCGCCGGCACGCCGAATGTGGCGGTCAGCCTGTCGCTGATCGCGGCCGACGGCGGCCGCCGCGTGAAGGTGGACCTCGGCGCCAACCCCGACATCTATCTTACCCGCGTCACCTGGGCACCGGATGCACGCACGCTCTACGTCCAGCGTATGAGCCGTGATCAGAAGCGGCTCGATCTGCTCGCGGTTGATCCGGCAACCGGCGCTTCGCGCGTCCTGCTGAGCGAGACGTCGAAGACGTGGGTCAATCTCAACGACGATTTCCGCCCGTTGCGCGACGGCAGCCTGATCTGGGCGTCGGAACGGTCCGGCTTCAAGCATCTTTACCGAATCGTCGGCAGCAAATGGACACAGCTTACCAGGGGCGAGTGGACGCTCGAAACCAACAGCCAATCCCATGCTGCCGGGCTGATCGGCGTCGATCAGGCGCAGCATCGCCTCTATTTCAGCGCCAACAAGGACGATCAGCTCGAAAGCCAGATCTACGCGATCGACTATCTCCGTCCCGGCACACCCGAGCGCCTGACCGAGCGCGGCTTTTGGAACGAAGGCGAGATGGACGGGGCCGGCACGCGCCTGCTCGTCAGCCGCTCGTCGCCGTCGCAGCCGCCGCAAGTCTATCTCGCCGACACGTCAGGCAAACGTATCGCTTGGATCGAGGAGAACAAGCTCGACGCGACCCACCCCTACGCGCCCTTCCTGACAAGCCATCGTCCCGTCACCTTCGGCACGATCCGGACCGCCGACGGCACCACGCTTCACTATGAGATGATCACGCCGCCACTGGAGCCCGGCAAGCGCTACCCCGTCTTCTTCGAACATTATGGCGGCCCGCATGCGCAGCAGGTGAAGCGCGCATGGATGGGCAATGCGCTGCCGCAATATTGGGTCGGCAAGGGCTGGATCTATTTTCAGATCGACAATCGCGGCTCGGCCAATCGCGGTACCGCGTTCGAAAATGCGATTTATCACGCGATGGGCAAGGTCGAGGTCGCCGATCAGGCGGCAGGCGCACGCTGGCTCAAGACCCAGATGTTCGTCGATCCTGACAAGATCGCCACCTTCGGCTGGTCCTACGGCGGCTACATGACGCTCAAGATGCTGGAAGCGGACCCAGGCCTCTATGCCGCGGGCATATCCGGTGCGCCGGTGACCAAGTGGGAGCTTTACGACACCTTCTACACCGAACGTTATCTTGGCATGCCGCCATATGGTGCGTCCAACACGATGGTCGATGCCGGCAAGATCCGCGACCCGCTGCTGCTGCTGCACGGCATGTCTGATGACAATGTCGTGTTTGAGAACAGCACCATCATGGTCGCCGCGCTCCAGCAGGGGGGGCGGCCGTTCGAGATGATGGCCTATCCCGGCCAGACCCACAGCTTCACCACCGCGGTATCGCTCCACCGCTGGAAGACGATCGAGGATTTCCTCGACCGGCGGGTGAAGGGGGAGGGAGCGACCGCTCAGCAATGA